The Papaver somniferum cultivar HN1 chromosome 3, ASM357369v1, whole genome shotgun sequence genome includes a region encoding these proteins:
- the LOC113359438 gene encoding uncharacterized protein LOC113359438: MDPGEHKFPRELSSNPRWYQPLHDPTSSKPLKSMAGEKKSVHPAFAINNIKSLIPFILDIKQDEYSSWVFLFDLHLQAHRLLFLIDGSPRPTDIDADTEKQLDALCRQWMFATMTKDLMLTVLKKGKTSKEIWDHLKTLFQDNKGSRAANLESKFVNLKFSDCASVDDYCDKLKSLSDRLSDLEFPMNDKRLVIQLVNGLPEE; this comes from the coding sequence ATGGATCCTGGAGAACATAAATTTCCAAGGGaattatcatcaaatccaagatGGTATCAGCCCCTCCACGATCCTACCTCTTCTAAACCATTAAAATCCATGGCAGGTGAAAAGAAATCCGTTCACCCGGCATTTGCCATCAACAACATCAAGTCTCTGATTCCATTCATCTTAGATATCAAACAAGATGAATACTCCTCATGGGTATTTCTCTTCGATCTTCATCTTCAAGCTCACCGATTGCTATTTCTGATTGATGGTTCACCACGACCTACGGATATTGATGCCGATACGGAAAAACAGTTAGATGCTCTTTGTCGTCAATGGATGTTTGCTACCATGACCAAGGATCTCATGCTTACCGTTCTCAAGAAAGGCAAAACTTCAAAGGAGATTTGGGACCATCTCAAAACACTTTTTCAAGACAACAAAGGAAGCCGTGCTGCAAATCTTGAAAGTAAGTTTGTAAATCTCAAGTTTTCTGATTGTGCTAGTGTTGATGATTATTGTGATAAACTTAAATCACTGTCCGATCGATTGAGTGACCTTGAATTTCCGATGAATGACAAACGATTGGTTATCCAACTGGTTAATGGTCTTCCGGAGGAATAA
- the LOC113359439 gene encoding BTB/POZ and MATH domain-containing protein 3-like, whose product MARAAKRPKVSSSQSIYETVEGSLEYEIKGYSLAKGMGVGNSMTSGKFTVAGYDLSIRFYPDGYDQASKDCISVAVTLLKFNKGDTARVLLEFKLLDQTGQGKYGVYATSNSPLTIHSEWIWGSTRYMSRSDFETSNYLKDDCLSIHCIVGVLQERTRVEERKVIPVPPSDMSQNLKGLLQSEIGSDVTIQVGNELFRAHKSILAARSPVFRAQFFGLVGNPDKEKVAIEDFDPFAFKAMLLFLYSDELPEPHELSDSDSLCNSTTIAQLLLAATDIM is encoded by the exons ATGGCCCGCGCAGCAAAAAGGCCGAAAGTTTCGTCGTCGCAGTCGATTTATGAGACCGTGGAAGGTTCTCTTGAGTATGAGATAAAAGGGTATTCTCTAGCAAAGGGAATGGGAGTCGGTAACTCCATGACTAGTGGAAAATTCACAGTTGCTGGTTATGATTTGAGTATACGTTTTTATCCAGACGGCTATGATCAAGCTAGCAAAGACTGTATATCTGTAGCCGTTACGTTACTAAAGTTTAATAAAGGAGATACCGCCAGGGTATTATTGGAATTTAAACTACTGGACCAAACCGGACAAGGGAAATATGGTGTCTATGCCACTTCTAACTCTCCGTTAACGATACACTCGGAATGGATATG GGGAAGTACAAGGTATATGTCCAGGTCGGACTTCGAGACCTCAAATTATCTCAAAGATGATTGTCTTAGCATTCATTGTATAGTCGGAGTACTACAAGAGCGAACTCGTGTTGAAGAGCGGAAAGTTATTCCTGTACCTCCATCAGATATGAGTCAGAATCTCAAGGGTTTGCTGCAATCTGAAATTGGTTCTGATGTTACTATTCAAGTTGGCAATGAACTCTTCAGAGCCCATAAGTCGATACTTGCAGCTCGATCTCCTGTATTTAGAGCTCAGTTCTTTGGATTAGTGGGTAATCCAGACAAGGAAAAGGTAGCCATTGAAGATTTTGATCCTTTTGCCTTTAAG GCCATGTTGTTATTTTTATACTCAGATGAGCTTCCTGAACCGCATGAACTTTCTGATTCAGATTCCCTTTGCAATTCAACTACAATCGCGCAACTTCTATTAGCTGCAACAGATATAATGTGA
- the LOC113359440 gene encoding sucrose transport protein SUC2-like translates to MDDKQPLLFLLEQQQQQQQKPIFSSPKPASHKKLILVSSIAAGIQFGWALQLSLLTPYVQLLGIPHKYAAFIWLCGPISGMIIQPIIGYHSDRCLSRWGRRRPFIVSGTLLVVISVMFISFAADLGHSLGDPLGDTASSASSSSNRPKVISITIFILGFWILDVANNMLQGPCRALLADLTGTDQRRTRTANAFYSFFMAVGNILGFAAGSYTNLYKFLTFSKTEACDVYCANLKTCFFMAVILLLTLTTIALTSIQEKPITASSLSSSSSISISPSTINDVEMDEEAEANIAFVGEIVKALRDLPRPMWVLLLVTCLNWIGWFPFLLFDTDWMGREVYGGKIGDGKQYGDGVRAGSFGLMFNSVVLGFTSLGVEWLAKKVGGVKRLWFFVNLVLSIGLASTVWITKVVESSRAGADEADPALGVRISALALFAVLGVPLAVTYSIPFALAAIFSNSSGAGQGLAMGVLNLAVVIPQILVSVASGPWDALFGGGNLPAFVVGAVAAAASGIVALTMLPALPPDFTNRSRIMRTRSSPFP, encoded by the exons ATGGATGATAAACAGCCTTTGTTGTTTTTGCtagaacagcaacaacaacaacaacaaaaaccaataTTTTCTTCTCCAAAGCCAGCATCACACAAGAAACTTATACTAGTATCATCAATAGCAGCAGGAATCCAATTTGGATGGGCACTTCAACTATCTCTTTTAACTCCATACGTTCAACTCTTAGGTATCCCACATAAATATGCAGCTTTCATTTGGCTTTGTGGTCCAATTTCAGGCATGATCATTCAACCCATCATCGGTTACCATAGCGATCGTTGTCTCTCTCGTTGGGGCCGTCGTCGGCCTTTTATAGTTTCCGGTACCTTGCTCGTTGTAATATCTGTCATGTTCATTAGTTTTGCTGCTGATTTGGGTCATTCTTTAGGTGACCCATTAGGAGATACAGCTtcatcagcttcttcttcttctaatagacCCAAAGTCATTTCTATTACTATATTTATATTGGGGTTTTGGATTCTTGATGTTGCTAATAATATGTTGCAAGGGCCTTGTCGTGCACTTTTAGCCGATTTAACTGGTACTGATCAAAGAAGAACTAGAACTGCTAATGCTTTCTATTCATTTTTCATGGCTGTTGGTAATATACTAGGTTTTGCCGCAGGTTCTTACACCAATCTTTACAAATTCTTGACTTTTAGTAAAACCGAAGCTTGTGATGTTTATTGTGCAAATCTTAAGACATGTTTTTTCATGGCTGTTATACTCTTGTTAACCTTAACAACCATTGCTCTCACTTCAATCCAAGAGAAACCGATAACAGCATCGTCCTTGTCATCATCGTCGTCGATATCAATATCGCCGTCAACTATTAATGATGTTGAAATGGATGAGGAGGCTGAAGCAAATATTGCATTTGTAGGGGAGATAGTGAAAGCACTGAGGGACTTGCCGAGACCAATGTGGGTTTTACTACTTGTAACATGTCTTAATTGGATCGGTTGGTTTCCGTTTTTGTTGTTTGATACGGATTGGATGGGTAGAGAGGTGTATGGCGGTAAGATTGGAGATGGGAAGCAATATGGTGATGGGGTTCGAGCGGGTTCTTTCGGGTTAATGTTCAATTCAGTTGTGCTGGGATTTACATCTTTGGGTGTTGAATGGTTGGCAAAGAAAGTTGGTGGTGTAAAGAgattatggttttttgtgaatCTGGTGTTGTCAATTGGTCTGGCATCAACGGTGTGGATTACGAAAGTCGTAGAATCATCCAGGGCAGGGGCAGATGAAGCTGATCCAGCGCTAGGAGTTCGAATCTCTGCATTGGCTCTCTTTGCCGTATTGGGTGTACCTCTTGCG GTGACATATAGTATTCCGTTTGCATTGGCTGCAATCTTTTCCAACTCCTCCGGTGCAGGTCAAG GACTTGCAATGGGGGTTCTAAATCTGGCAGTAGTTATACCACAA ATTCTGGTTTCCGTAGCGAGTGGACCATGGGACGCCTTATTTGGAGGTGGCAATCTCCCTGCCTTTGTTGTTGGAGCTGTAGCAGCAGCTGCAAGTGGGATAGTTGCACTTACAATGTTGCCTGCTCTACCCCCTGATTTCACCAACAGAAGTAGAATCATGAGAACAAGAAGTTCACCATTCCCTTGA
- the LOC113356146 gene encoding O-fucosyltransferase 9-like, which yields MHGFSRLWSGSGWISSGGGGGGDSPTLMTTATAMATASPPTSPTVSPRFRHSSRRKSSSSVYGSGKSSGGPPKLENFIERIVYIFLSAVFRRRGVLLFAPIFYFSGMLMYMDSLSLLPGSRIGGGGDRSSSPPGSIYRSPQVFEKLWPYMQLDTNHSYNELMSAWRRRLHQTWRPCVNWSTASSELSKLPKSNGFLIIEANGGLNQQRISICDAVAVAALLNATLVIPRFHLNSVWRDSSKFGEIFDEEFFIYSLRNNVNVIKELPEDVLHRFDNNISNIVNLRVKAWSTPSYYLRKVLPKLLELGAVRIAPFSNRLAHAVPSETQSLRCLANYEALRFSKPIQSLAEKMVDRMIRNSSISGGNYVSVHLRFEEDMVAFSCCIYDGGEEEKLEMDNARQKNWRGKFKKAGRVIKPGANRMDGKCPLTPIEVGMILRGMGFDNTTSVYVAAGKIYRAEKYMAPLRQMFPLLETKETLASELELAPFQGHSSRLAALDYAVCLHSEVFLTTQGGNFPHFLMGHRRYLYGGHAKTIRPDKRKLVILFDSPNIRWENFKRQMHEMLRHSDSKGYEMRKPSSSLYTFPMPDCMCKQQELEEVQNIDGNITVTIS from the exons ATGCACGGGTTTAGTAGATTATGGTCAGGGTCAGGATGGATAagtagtggtggtggaggtggtggtgattcTCCAACATTAATGACTACAGCTACAGCAATGGCAACAGCATCACCACCAACATCACCTACTGTGTCACCTAGGTTTAGACATAGTAGTAGAAGgaaatcttcttcttctgtttatGGTAGTGGGAAAAGTTCAGGAGGACCGCCGAAATTAGAGAATTTTATTGAGAGAattgtgtatatttttttatctGCTGTTTTTAGGAGAAGAGGTGTTTTATTATTTgctccaattttttatttttctggtaTGTTAATGTATATGGATTCTTTAAGTTTGTTACCTGGATCAagaattggtggtggtggtgatcggAGTTCTTCACCGCCCGGTTCGATTTATCGGAGTCCTCAAGTTTTTGAAAAGCTTTGGCCGTATATGCAGCTTGATACCAATCATAGCTACAATGAG TTGATGTCAGCGTGGCGCCGGAGATTACATCAAACTTGGAGGCCTTGTGTTAACTGGAGTACTGCTTCATCAG AGTTGTCCAAACTGCCGAAGTCAAATGGTTTCCTTATAATTGAAGCAAATGGTGGATTGAATCAACAACGTATATCT ATATGTGATGCAGTGGCTGTTGCTGCGTTACTGAACGCTACCCTCGTCATTCCTAGGTTTCATTTGAATAGTGTTTGGCGTGATTCCAG CAAGTTCGGTGAAATATTTGACGAGGAGTTCTTCATATATTCTCTCAGAAATAATGTTAACGTAATCAAAGagcttccagaagatgtattacATCGGTTCGATAATAATATAAGTAATATAGTGAACTTGAGAGTTAAAGCCTGGTCTACTCCATCATATTATCTTCGCAAGGTTCTTCCAAAGCTGTTGGAACTGGG AGCTGTACGAATTGCACCCTTCTCCAACAGATTGGCTCATGCAGTTCCCTCAGAAACTCAGAGCCTTAGATGCTTGGCCAATTATGAAGCATTGAGGTTTTCAAAACCTATACAATCACTTGCTGAAAAGATGGTTGATCGGATGATCAGGAATAGCTCAATTAGTGGTGGAAACTATGTCTCAGTACATCTTCGATTTGAAGAG GATATGGTAGCTTTTTCATGCTGTATTTATGATGGTGGTGAGGAAGAAAAACTTGAAATGGATAATGCTCGGCAAAAGAATTGGAGGGGAAAGTTTAAAAAAGCTGGTCGAGTAATAAAACCAGGTGCAAATCGGATGGATGGAAAATGCCCACTAACTCCAATAGAG GTAGGAATGATACTTAGAGGTATGGGTTTTGACAATACTACCTCAGTATATGTTGCTGCTGGGAAAATTTATAGGGCAGAAAAATATATGGCACCACTTCGACAGATGTTTCCTTTGTTAGAAACCAAGGAAACTCTTGCCTCAGAATTGGAACTTGCTCCGTTTCAG GGTCACTCGTCTAGGCTGGCTGCCCTAGATTATGCTGTATGCCTTCATAGTGAAGTGTTTTTAACAACTCAAGGTGGAAACTTTCCCCATTTTCTCATGGGTCATAGACGTTATCTATATGGAGGACACGCAAAGACAATCAGGCCTGATAAAAGGAAACTTGTCATATTATTTGATAGCCCAAACATCAG ATGGGAAAATTTCAAGCGCCAAATGCACGAAATGCTTCGCCACAGTGATTCAAAAGGTTATGAAATGAGGAAACCTAGTAGCTCATTGTACACCTTTCCCATGCCAGATTGTATGTGTAAACAGCAAGAACTAGAAGAAGTACAAAATATAGATGGTAACATAACGGTGACTATAAGTTAG